One window from the genome of Gimesia aquarii encodes:
- a CDS encoding M20/M25/M40 family metallo-hydrolase yields MSTQNTATTVKVNQKQALQLVTDLMRIPGKSGEEGKIAAEIVERLQKAGLPRKLISFDTANKKSPIGGESGNLIVKLPGTQKGPRRALMAHMDTVPLCVGAEPVKRGNLIHSKSSQTALGADDRSGCSVILNALLTILTENLSHPPLTFCWMVQEEIGLVGVRHLATSKLGKPKMCFNWDGKLVDQVCIGATGDSGMLIRIEGVASHAGAHPERGVSAAVIAGKAIEDLSENGWHGLVIKGRNTGSSNIGVLSGGAATNVVMPELIIKAEARSHNPRFRQKILDEFKKAFQRSVKSVKNSDGQRGTVSFESHLKYESFRLSEKEPAVQTAKLAIQKIGGLPELSIGNGGLDANWMVAHGFPTVTLGCGQQDIHTTEETLIIDEYLKACEIGLLLATATETD; encoded by the coding sequence ATGAGCACTCAAAACACAGCAACAACGGTTAAAGTCAACCAGAAACAGGCATTACAGCTTGTAACTGACTTAATGCGCATTCCGGGTAAAAGTGGCGAAGAAGGAAAAATTGCGGCAGAGATCGTAGAGCGGCTGCAAAAAGCAGGACTGCCCCGAAAATTGATCTCGTTCGATACCGCAAACAAGAAAAGCCCCATTGGTGGTGAATCGGGAAATTTAATTGTGAAACTTCCTGGTACACAAAAAGGCCCCAGACGCGCACTGATGGCTCACATGGATACGGTTCCACTCTGTGTCGGAGCCGAACCGGTTAAAAGAGGAAATCTGATTCATTCTAAAAGTAGCCAGACAGCTCTGGGAGCTGACGACCGCTCTGGCTGTAGCGTCATTTTAAACGCCTTGCTTACGATTCTCACTGAGAATCTCTCTCATCCTCCCTTGACATTCTGCTGGATGGTGCAGGAAGAAATTGGGCTGGTTGGTGTAAGACATTTAGCGACCAGCAAACTGGGAAAGCCCAAAATGTGCTTTAACTGGGATGGGAAACTGGTTGATCAGGTTTGTATTGGAGCGACTGGCGACTCTGGAATGTTAATTCGCATTGAAGGCGTCGCCAGTCATGCAGGCGCTCATCCGGAACGGGGAGTCAGTGCCGCCGTCATTGCGGGAAAGGCTATCGAAGATCTCTCAGAGAATGGTTGGCATGGACTGGTCATCAAAGGTAGGAATACAGGTTCCAGTAATATCGGTGTTCTTTCTGGAGGCGCGGCCACAAATGTCGTCATGCCTGAACTGATAATTAAGGCCGAAGCCCGGAGCCATAATCCACGCTTCCGACAAAAGATCCTTGATGAATTTAAAAAAGCATTCCAGCGATCTGTAAAGTCAGTAAAAAACAGTGATGGTCAGCGAGGGACAGTCTCCTTCGAATCCCATTTGAAATATGAGTCCTTTCGGCTTTCCGAAAAGGAACCAGCAGTTCAAACAGCAAAGCTTGCCATACAAAAAATTGGCGGGCTACCCGAATTAAGTATTGGCAATGGAGGCTTGGATGCCAACTGGATGGTCGCACACGGATTTCCTACTGTGACGCTAGGCTGTGGCCAACAGGATATTCACACGACGGAAGAAACATTGATAATTGATGAGTATCTCAAAGCCTGCGAGATTGGACTGCTTCTGGCCACCGCAACTGAAACAGACTGA
- a CDS encoding polyprenyl synthetase family protein yields MSHKSLSFKDRWSHLQSLVNRQLPESLDLSTDCPPILKEAMSYSLSAGGKRLRPILVLLSCEACGGELEAALPAACAIEMVHTYSLIHDDLPAMDNDDLRRGMPTNHIKFGEANAILAGDALLTLAFEIMASQIKINSCAAECCADLANAAGPEGMVGGQVADLESEHLNNSTLETLEAIHRRKTGRLICSALTIGARIGGADTTMLRNLEKYGTYIGLAFQITDDLLDLTGDAEKMGKGVRKDAKHGKLTYPSLIGVEESRQRAQNLIDEACLSIAPLGSHGQRLEELAHFVLERDH; encoded by the coding sequence ATGAGTCACAAATCCCTTTCTTTTAAAGACAGATGGAGCCATCTTCAAAGCCTGGTTAATCGCCAATTACCAGAGTCACTTGACCTTTCAACAGATTGCCCACCCATTCTCAAAGAGGCAATGTCTTACAGCTTGTCAGCTGGCGGAAAACGACTTCGCCCCATTTTGGTGCTGCTCAGTTGTGAAGCATGTGGAGGAGAATTGGAAGCAGCTTTACCAGCCGCCTGTGCCATCGAAATGGTGCACACATACTCTCTCATCCATGACGATCTTCCAGCCATGGATAATGATGATTTACGCAGAGGAATGCCGACGAACCATATCAAATTTGGTGAAGCGAATGCCATCCTGGCGGGAGATGCATTGTTAACTCTTGCTTTTGAAATTATGGCAAGTCAAATTAAAATAAACTCTTGTGCTGCAGAATGTTGTGCTGATTTAGCGAATGCAGCAGGTCCAGAAGGAATGGTAGGAGGCCAGGTCGCAGATTTAGAATCCGAGCATCTAAACAATTCTACATTGGAAACATTAGAGGCCATTCATCGACGAAAAACGGGCAGACTCATTTGTAGTGCACTCACAATTGGAGCCCGAATCGGTGGTGCGGATACGACAATGCTGCGAAACCTGGAAAAATACGGCACTTACATAGGATTGGCATTTCAAATTACCGATGATCTACTTGATTTAACCGGTGATGCAGAAAAAATGGGAAAAGGCGTGCGAAAAGACGCTAAACACGGTAAATTAACCTACCCATCCCTGATTGGCGTTGAAGAAAGTCGCCAACGTGCACAAAATTTGATTGATGAAGCGTGCCTCTCGATCGCCCCACTTGGGAGCCACGGCCAAAGATTGGAAGAACTGGCCCATTTTGTACTAGAACGAGACCATTGA
- the dxs gene encoding 1-deoxy-D-xylulose-5-phosphate synthase, whose product MKIEILPRINSPLDMKTLSGGELETLAAEIREVLCTVVEDRSAHFASNLGVVELCIALHMAYDFTQDRLIWDTGHQIYPHKLITGRYSQISTIRRKGGLMGYPNPEESDYDLFMTGHAGASVSTVLGMKAGDDLAGESNRKSVAVIGDGALPSGVVFEAMNNAAGLNKDVLVILNDNKMGICPRVGGLAKYLDKARVAPFYNGLKRDVSWLLNKVPVVGESMEHTLGSFKEAVKGFLHGGMLFEEMGFRYIGPVDGHNIEELSGYLQMIKNIKGPVLLHVLTEKGHGFEPATNDPVSFHAPAPFQRNEENEIVPIEKPGSSSPKSFTDVVSNSVFQAMTDNDRVVVLTAAMCTGNKLGKIRDGFPDRFFDTGICEAHAVAFAGGMAKAGLRPIVDIYSTFLQRGFDHIFQEVALQNLPVTFCMDRAGIAGEDGPTHHGAFDNSYMRCFPNMVLMSPGDAQDVEPMLDFSLKHAGPTAIRYPKAAADSVDRKVAPVELGKSEVYVWGKDGMLIAFGSLFTNCIQAAEKLREEGLDIGVINARFAKPLDVDVIHRAIRESGFVITVEEATLCGGFGSAVLESANDAGLNTSHLRRLGIPDRFIEHGNRNELLVDLGLDVAGIIATSRDMVQQTNVAVNE is encoded by the coding sequence ATGAAGATCGAAATTCTACCACGCATCAACTCACCACTGGATATGAAAACATTGTCAGGGGGTGAACTCGAAACTCTGGCAGCAGAAATCCGCGAGGTTCTGTGCACGGTTGTCGAAGACCGATCCGCTCACTTTGCGAGTAACCTGGGAGTCGTTGAGCTTTGTATTGCTCTCCACATGGCGTATGACTTTACCCAGGACCGGCTCATCTGGGATACAGGGCATCAAATCTACCCCCACAAATTAATCACAGGCCGCTACTCGCAAATTTCAACGATCCGCCGCAAAGGTGGTTTGATGGGCTACCCGAATCCGGAAGAAAGTGATTATGACCTGTTTATGACAGGACATGCTGGCGCCAGCGTTTCGACAGTGCTCGGGATGAAAGCCGGTGATGATCTGGCTGGTGAATCGAACCGCAAATCAGTGGCTGTGATTGGCGATGGAGCACTTCCTTCCGGTGTCGTCTTCGAAGCAATGAACAATGCTGCTGGGTTAAATAAAGACGTCCTCGTGATCCTTAACGATAATAAAATGGGAATCTGCCCACGCGTAGGAGGTTTAGCGAAATATCTCGATAAGGCCCGTGTGGCTCCGTTTTACAATGGTTTAAAACGAGATGTCTCATGGTTATTGAATAAAGTCCCGGTTGTCGGCGAATCAATGGAACATACACTGGGCAGTTTCAAAGAAGCTGTCAAAGGTTTCCTGCACGGTGGCATGCTGTTTGAAGAAATGGGCTTTCGCTATATCGGGCCTGTAGATGGACATAATATTGAAGAGTTATCCGGCTATCTACAGATGATCAAAAACATCAAAGGGCCTGTTTTATTGCACGTCTTAACGGAAAAAGGACATGGCTTTGAGCCTGCTACCAATGACCCGGTCTCCTTTCATGCCCCGGCTCCGTTCCAGCGTAATGAAGAAAACGAAATCGTTCCCATTGAAAAGCCGGGTAGTAGCTCTCCCAAATCATTTACGGATGTCGTAAGTAATTCCGTCTTTCAGGCAATGACTGACAATGACCGTGTGGTTGTTCTCACCGCAGCCATGTGTACTGGAAACAAACTAGGCAAGATTCGGGATGGATTCCCTGATCGATTTTTTGATACCGGAATTTGTGAAGCACACGCGGTTGCTTTTGCAGGGGGTATGGCCAAAGCAGGACTCCGACCCATTGTTGATATTTACAGCACGTTCCTGCAGCGCGGCTTCGATCATATCTTTCAAGAAGTGGCGTTGCAAAACCTGCCAGTTACATTCTGCATGGACCGAGCCGGAATCGCTGGTGAAGACGGTCCGACTCATCATGGGGCATTTGATAACAGCTACATGAGATGCTTTCCGAATATGGTTTTGATGTCCCCCGGAGATGCACAGGATGTCGAACCGATGCTTGATTTTTCTTTAAAGCATGCCGGGCCAACCGCCATTCGTTATCCCAAAGCGGCCGCTGACTCCGTGGACCGGAAGGTTGCTCCGGTCGAACTCGGCAAATCGGAAGTCTATGTCTGGGGCAAAGATGGAATGCTGATTGCCTTCGGCTCCCTGTTCACTAATTGTATTCAGGCAGCGGAAAAACTCCGGGAAGAAGGGCTTGATATAGGCGTGATCAATGCCCGCTTCGCCAAACCATTAGACGTCGACGTGATCCATCGGGCGATTCGAGAATCGGGCTTTGTGATTACGGTTGAAGAAGCTACACTTTGTGGCGGTTTTGGTTCAGCAGTTTTGGAATCTGCCAATGATGCGGGGCTTAACACGAGTCATCTCAGAAGACTTGGGATTCCTGATCGTTTTATCGAACATGGGAATCGTAACGAACTACTGGTTGACCTGGGACTGGATGTTGCCGGAATTATCGCAACATCACGTGATATGGTTCAGCAAACAAATGTCGCAGTAAACGAATAA